In Oenanthe melanoleuca isolate GR-GAL-2019-014 chromosome 17, OMel1.0, whole genome shotgun sequence, one genomic interval encodes:
- the PTGS1 gene encoding prostaglandin G/H synthase 1, translating into MGGGCRARVLPAAGLRLLIAHAVLFCAAGSAAGTGSVNPCCYFPCQNQGVCVRVGLRGYECDCTRTGYYGVNCTSPEFWTRLHNLLKPSPAFYHFILTHFKWFWDVINSTFIRDTLMRLVLTVRANLIPSPPTFNSDYGYISWEAYANVSYYTRVLPPVPDDCPTPMGTKGKLQLPDPQLLAERFLLRQKFEADPRGTNMMFAFFAQHFTHQFFKTSGKMGRGFTKALGHGVDLGHLYGDNLQRQHQLRLFRDGKLKFQVVDGEVYPPMVSEAPVHMVYPSGVPKEQQLAVGQEVFGLLPGLCVYATLWLREHNRVCDLLKRDHPTWSDEQLFQTARLILIGETIKIVVEDYVQHLSGYYLSLKFDPELLFGSQFQYRNRIAVEFNQLYHWHGLMPDSFIIQGQEYSYKQFLYNTSMLMDYGVEALVESFSKQIAGRIGGGQTINANVLHVAIGVIKESRQLRLQPFNEYRKRFGMKPYKSFQELTGEEEKAAELEELYGDIDALEFYPGLLLEKPQPNGIFGESMVEIGAPFSLKGLFGNPICSPEYWKPSTFGGETGFEIVKTASLEKLVCLNVKKCPYVAFHVPDAAEHGSPRAGGSSTEL; encoded by the exons ATGGGCGGTGGGTGCCGGGCCCGGGTCCTGCCGGccgcggggctgcggctgcTGATCGCCCACGCCGTGCTGTTCTGCGCCGCCGGGAGCGCCGCCGGCACCGGCTCCG tgAATCCCTGTTGCTATTTCCCCTGCCAGAACCAAGGGGTGTGTGTGAGGGTCGGTCTGAGAGGATACGAGTGTGACTGCACACGGACAGGGTACTACGGGGTCAACTGCACCTCCC CTGAGTTCTGGACACGTCTGCACAACCTGCTGAAGCCCAGTCCTGCCTTCTACCACTTCATCCTGACCCACTTCAAGTGGTTTTGGGACGTTATCAATAGCACCTTCATCAGAGACACGCTCATGAGGCTCGTGCTgacag TTCGTGCCAATCTCATCCCCAGCCCCCCCACTTTCAACTCTGACTATGGCTACATCAGCTGGGAGGCCTATGCCAACGTCAGCTATTATACCCGTGTCCTCCCACCCGTGCCGGATGACTGCCCCACGCCCATGGGGACCAAAG ggaagctgcagctccctgacccccagctcctggcagagagGTTTCTGCTGCGGCAGAAGTTTGAAGCTGATCCCCGAGGCACCAACATGATGTTTGCCTTCTTCGCCCAGCATTTCACCCACCAGTTCTTCAAGACATCTGGGAAGATGGGACGTGGCTTCACCAAGGCTCTGGGGCACGGG GTGGACCTGGGACATCTGTACGGGGACAACCTGCAGCGCCAGCACCAGCTGCGACTCTTCCGAGACGGGAAGCTGAAATTCCAG gtggtGGATGGAGAGGTGTACCCGCCCATGGTCAGCGAGGCTCCAGTGCACATGGTGTACCCATCAGGCGtgcccaaggagcagcagctggcgGTGGGGCAGGAGGTGTTCGGGCTGCTGCCGGGGCTCTGCGTCTATGCCACGCTGTGGCTGCGTGAGCACAACCGTGTCTGCGACCTGCTCAAGCGGGACCATCCCACCTGGAGCGACGAGCAGCTCTTCCAAACAGCACGGCTCATCCTCATCG gggaGACCATTAAGATTGTTGTTGAAGACTACGTCCAGCACCTCAGTGGGTACTACCTGAGCCTCAAGTTTGACCCCGAGCTGTTGTTTGGGTCACAGTTCCAGTACCGGAATCGCATCGCGGTTGAGTTCAACCAGCTTTATCACTGGCACGGGCTGATGCCCGACTCCTTCATCATCCAGGGACAAGAGTACAGCTACAAGCAGTTCCTCTACAACACTTCCATGCTCATGGACTACGGGGTGGAGGCACTGGTGGAGTCCTTTTCCAAGCAGATTGCAGGAAGG ATTGGTGGGGGACAGACCATCAATGCCAATGTCCTGCACGTGGCCATTGGGGTCATCAAGGAGTCCCGACAGCTGAGGCTACAGCCCTTCAATGAGTATCGGAAAAGGTTTGGCATGAAGCCCTACAAGTCCTTCCAGGAGCTGACAG gagaggaagagaaggcagcagagctggaagagctgTATGGAGACATTGATGCTCTGGAGTTTTACCCAGGGTTGCTGCTTGAGAAACCCCAACCCAATGGCATTTTTGGGGAAAGCATGGTGGAGATCGGAGCTCCATTTTCCCTGAAGGGGCTTTTTGGCAATCCCATCTGCTCCCCAGAGTACTGGAAACCCAGTACATTTGGTGGAGAAACTGGCTTTGAAATTGTTAAGACAGCATCCCTCGAGAAGCTCGTGTGTCTCAACGTGAAGAAGTGCCCGTACGTGGCGTTCCACGTGCCGGACGCTGCGGAGCACGGCAGCCCTCGGGCTGGTGGGTCATCTACAGAGCTCTAG